Proteins co-encoded in one Osmerus mordax isolate fOsmMor3 chromosome 11, fOsmMor3.pri, whole genome shotgun sequence genomic window:
- the LOC136951941 gene encoding uncharacterized protein yields MLVTLDATGATSLAGSPSAREDSRLAPPVSPLQHGGSGTPQTLVIGDSITRNIRLEQPATVYCVPGARATDIEANLRVLASTRAKAKAQAKAHGAHTDDRYENIVIHVGTNNVRLRQSEVTKVNKAQACDLAQKMCRHRVIVSGPLPVRGTDEIYSRLVSLNRWLARFCSEQGLGFVDNWSCFWAKPGLLKSDRLHPSCRGAFLLSRNIEAILEQA; encoded by the coding sequence ATGCTAGTAACTTTAGATGCGACTGGCGCAACATCACTGGCAGGGAGTCCTAGCGCTAGGGAGGACTCAAGATTAGCCCCACCGGTTTCACCTTTGCAGCATGGTGGGAGTGGGACTCCTCAGACGTTAGTGATCGGTGATTCCATCACTCGTAACATTAGATTGGAGCAACCAGCGACAGTTTACTGTGTACCTGGGGCCAGAGCTACCGACATAGAAGCTAATCTCAGGGTGCTGGCTAGCACTAGGGCTAAGGCAAAGGCCCAAGCTAAGGCACATGGCGCACACACTGATGATAGGTATGAGAATATTGTCATTCATGTCGGCACCAATAATGTTAGGCTAAGGCAGTCAGAGGTCACGAAGGTTAATAAAGCTCAGGCATGTGACCTTGCCCAAAAGATGTGTCGGCATCGAGTAATAGTCTCTGGCCCACTACCTGTTAGGGGGACTGACGAGATCTATAGCAGACTTGTCTCTCTTAACCGCTGGTTGGCTCgcttctgttcagaacaggGTTTAGGATTTGTAGATAATTGGTCTTGTTTCTGGGCCAAACCTGGCTTGTTGAAAAGTGACAGGCTCCATCCGAGCTGCAGAGGTGCTTTTCTATTGTCTAGGAATATTGAAGCTATTTTagagcaggcctga